One genomic region from Salvia hispanica cultivar TCC Black 2014 chromosome 2, UniMelb_Shisp_WGS_1.0, whole genome shotgun sequence encodes:
- the LOC125207708 gene encoding WPP domain-interacting tail-anchored protein 1 isoform X3, giving the protein MIRNTSTEFTVRLEMDLDSIEDKPSSIENGNHGELESESNNVDSLEVVSSGGDTMREVESVAENLTKVELDIAHYSEKLINLDVLVMHVASRGSDFEAFLVENHTQEGPMLKALEFDLLSGFLDSEVTELEKFLSALHTDIVSSRKVVSSFTQLGDTFYDIKDKLHDCEDSLKQSFEQVSGLKEQSANFQRILLAFSGDEKRKDNEDVGCLENNNDRNLSAKIKTQTAEQQKSILRMLEKSLARELNLEKKLNEARETEEELKLRLQQEVFCMEQEAEDIWERLFEAENSAEILSGVSKELFGRIQLAQLSMNRLTEQGGELRSKHENLSEQNNELTEKASEADDTWERLFEAENSAEILSGVSKELSGRIQMAQLSMNRLIEREGELRSKLENFREQNNELTEKASEAEKRAEIAEAECKKLRMSNMELTTDVIHLKSSITHATNKVEQLETQLKDSEIKRDHAVASAEASQEKQSMLDCIIKDMGNLIEDLKSKVLRAESQTESAEDKCILLSESNAELTDDINFLTSRVEHLETSLQHANEAKNETAKDIRVRTKLITDLVLQLALERERLHKQISSLMKEKKVAVRFLQRVKDPSVSLIGSPEAKVEAVKLSKNNNKNGSPGKEVNLENTGSSAISYEMEGNAQNDSSKTNASAGQDDPPSE; this is encoded by the exons ATGATACG GAACACAAGTACAGAATTTACTGTAAGACTTGAAATGGACTTAGATAGTATTGAAGACAAACCCTCTTCAATTGAAAATGGCAATCATGGTGAATTAGAGTCTGAATCAAATAATGTTGATTCACTTGAAGTTGTATCATCTGGTGGAGACACTATGCGCGAAGTTGAAAGTGTAGCagaaaatttaacaaaagttGAGTTAGATATAGCACATTACTCCGAGAAGTTGATTAATTTAGATGTACTCGTCATGCATGTGGCTTCAAGGGGAAGTGATTTTGAGGCGTTTTTGGTAGAAAATCATACTCAGGAAGGTCCGATGCTGAAAGCATTAGAATTTGACCTCCTATCTGGGTTTTTGGACTCTGAAGTTACAGAACTGGAGAAATTTCTATCAGCTCTTCATACTGATATTGTCAGCTCTCGGAAAGTTGTTTCTTCATTCACGCAACTTGGTGATAcattttatgatataaaaGATAAGTTGCATGATTGTGAGGATTCTTTGAAGCAGTCTTTCGAGCAGGTTTCTGGCTTAAAGGAGCAATCTGCCAACTTCCAGAGGATCTTATTAGCTTTTTCTGGTGATGAAAAAC GGAAAGATAACGAAGATGTTGGTtgtttggaaaataacaaCGATCGAAATTTGAGTGCAAAGATAAAAACGCAGACAGCAGAACAGCAGAAGAGTATCTTGAGAATGCTGGAGAAATCTTTAGCTCGGGAATTGAATCTTGAGAAGAAACTAAATGAGGCAAGAGAAACTGAAGAAGAGTTAAAACTTCGGCTGCAGCAAGAAGTATTTTGCATGGAACAGGAAGCTGAAGATATATGGGAAAGACTGTTTGAGGCAGAAAATAGTGCAGAAATACTCTCTGGGGTTTCTAAAGAACTATTTGGGAGGATCCAGTTGGCACAACTTAGTATGAATAGGTTGACTGAACAAGGTGGGGAGTTGAGATCTAAACATGAAAATTTAAGTGAGCAAAATAATGAATTGACAGAAAAGGCTTCTGAAGCTGATGATACATGGGAAAGATTGTTTGAGGCAGAAAATAGTGCTGAAATACTCTCTGGGGTTTCAAAAGAACTAAGTGGGAGAATCCAGATGGCACAGCTTAGTATGAATCGGTTGATTGAACGAGAAGGGGAGTTGAGATCTAAACTTGAAAATTTTAGAGAGCAAAATAATGAATTGACAGAAAAGGCTTCTGAAGCTGAAAAGAGAGCTGAGATTGCTGAAGCTGAGTGTAAAAAGCTTAGGATGTCTAACATGGAGCTCACAACAGATGTCATCCACCTGAAGAGTAGCATTACTCATGCAACTAATAAGGTGGAACAATTGGAGACACAATTGAAGGATTCTGAGATTAAGCGAGATCATGCCGTGGCATCTGCTGAAGCTAGTCAAGAGAAGCAAAGCATGCTAGATTGCATAATCAAGGACATGGGAAACTTAATTGAAGATCTAAAATCCAAGGTTCTAAGGGCCGAAAGTCAGACTGAGAGTGCTGAAGACAAGTGTATTTTATTATCTGAATCCAATGCGGAACTGACTGATGACATAAATTTTCTAACCAGTAGAGTGGAACACTTAGAAACCTCTTTGCAGCATGCCAATGAAGCTAAGAATGAAACTGCAAAAGATATTAGGGTGCGTACTAAATTGATTACAGATTTGGTATTGCAGTTGGCACTTGAAAGAGAGCGCCTTCATAAGCAG ATATCATCCTTAATGAAGGAGAAGAAAGTTGCAGTGAGGTTCTTACAACGGGTAAAAGACCCTTCAGTTTCTTTGATTGGAAGCCCTGAAGCCAAAGTAGAAGCAGTTAAGCTCTCTAAGAATAATAACAAGAACGGAAGTCCTGGAAAAGAAGTTAATTTGGAAAATACAGGCTCTTCAGCCATCAGTTACGAG ATGGAGGGCAATGCTCAAAATGATTCATCAAAAACCAATGCCAGTGCAGGGCAGGATGATCCCCCCTCTGAG TGA
- the LOC125207708 gene encoding WPP domain-interacting tail-anchored protein 1 isoform X5, which translates to MIRNTSTEFTVRLEMDLDSIEDKPSSIENGNHGELESESNNVDSLEVVSSGGDTMREVESVAENLTKVELDIAHYSEKLINLDVLVMHVASRGSDFEAFLVENHTQEGPMLKALEFDLLSGFLDSEVTELEKFLSALHTDIVSSRKVVSSFTQLGDTFYDIKDKLHDCEDSLKQSFEQVSGLKEQSANFQRILLAFSGDEKRKDNEDVGCLENNNDRNLSAKIKTQTAEQQKSILRMLEKSLARELNLEKKLNEARETEEELKLRLQQEVFCMEQEAEDIWERLFEAENSAEILSGVSKELFGRIQLAQLSMNRLTEQGGELRSKHENLSEQNNELTEKASEADDTWERLFEAENSAEILSGVSKELSGRIQMAQLSMNRLIEREGELRSKLENFREQNNELTEKASEAEKRAEIAEAECKKLRMSNMELTTDVIHLKSSITHATNKVEQLETQLKDSEIKRDHAVASAEASQEKQSMLDCIIKDMGNLIEDLKSKVLRAESQTESAEDKCILLSESNAELTDDINFLTSRVEHLETSLQHANEAKNETAKDIRVRTKLITDLVLQLALERERLHKQIANKRNFA; encoded by the exons ATGATACG GAACACAAGTACAGAATTTACTGTAAGACTTGAAATGGACTTAGATAGTATTGAAGACAAACCCTCTTCAATTGAAAATGGCAATCATGGTGAATTAGAGTCTGAATCAAATAATGTTGATTCACTTGAAGTTGTATCATCTGGTGGAGACACTATGCGCGAAGTTGAAAGTGTAGCagaaaatttaacaaaagttGAGTTAGATATAGCACATTACTCCGAGAAGTTGATTAATTTAGATGTACTCGTCATGCATGTGGCTTCAAGGGGAAGTGATTTTGAGGCGTTTTTGGTAGAAAATCATACTCAGGAAGGTCCGATGCTGAAAGCATTAGAATTTGACCTCCTATCTGGGTTTTTGGACTCTGAAGTTACAGAACTGGAGAAATTTCTATCAGCTCTTCATACTGATATTGTCAGCTCTCGGAAAGTTGTTTCTTCATTCACGCAACTTGGTGATAcattttatgatataaaaGATAAGTTGCATGATTGTGAGGATTCTTTGAAGCAGTCTTTCGAGCAGGTTTCTGGCTTAAAGGAGCAATCTGCCAACTTCCAGAGGATCTTATTAGCTTTTTCTGGTGATGAAAAAC GGAAAGATAACGAAGATGTTGGTtgtttggaaaataacaaCGATCGAAATTTGAGTGCAAAGATAAAAACGCAGACAGCAGAACAGCAGAAGAGTATCTTGAGAATGCTGGAGAAATCTTTAGCTCGGGAATTGAATCTTGAGAAGAAACTAAATGAGGCAAGAGAAACTGAAGAAGAGTTAAAACTTCGGCTGCAGCAAGAAGTATTTTGCATGGAACAGGAAGCTGAAGATATATGGGAAAGACTGTTTGAGGCAGAAAATAGTGCAGAAATACTCTCTGGGGTTTCTAAAGAACTATTTGGGAGGATCCAGTTGGCACAACTTAGTATGAATAGGTTGACTGAACAAGGTGGGGAGTTGAGATCTAAACATGAAAATTTAAGTGAGCAAAATAATGAATTGACAGAAAAGGCTTCTGAAGCTGATGATACATGGGAAAGATTGTTTGAGGCAGAAAATAGTGCTGAAATACTCTCTGGGGTTTCAAAAGAACTAAGTGGGAGAATCCAGATGGCACAGCTTAGTATGAATCGGTTGATTGAACGAGAAGGGGAGTTGAGATCTAAACTTGAAAATTTTAGAGAGCAAAATAATGAATTGACAGAAAAGGCTTCTGAAGCTGAAAAGAGAGCTGAGATTGCTGAAGCTGAGTGTAAAAAGCTTAGGATGTCTAACATGGAGCTCACAACAGATGTCATCCACCTGAAGAGTAGCATTACTCATGCAACTAATAAGGTGGAACAATTGGAGACACAATTGAAGGATTCTGAGATTAAGCGAGATCATGCCGTGGCATCTGCTGAAGCTAGTCAAGAGAAGCAAAGCATGCTAGATTGCATAATCAAGGACATGGGAAACTTAATTGAAGATCTAAAATCCAAGGTTCTAAGGGCCGAAAGTCAGACTGAGAGTGCTGAAGACAAGTGTATTTTATTATCTGAATCCAATGCGGAACTGACTGATGACATAAATTTTCTAACCAGTAGAGTGGAACACTTAGAAACCTCTTTGCAGCATGCCAATGAAGCTAAGAATGAAACTGCAAAAGATATTAGGGTGCGTACTAAATTGATTACAGATTTGGTATTGCAGTTGGCACTTGAAAGAGAGCGCCTTCATAAGCAG ATtgcaaataaaagaaattttgcGTAA
- the LOC125207708 gene encoding WPP domain-interacting tail-anchored protein 1 isoform X4, with the protein MIRNTSTEFTVRLEMDLDSIEDKPSSIENGNHGELESESNNVDSLEVVSSGGDTMREVESVAENLTKVELDIAHYSEKLINLDVLVMHVASRGSDFEAFLVENHTQEGPMLKALEFDLLSGFLDSEVTELEKFLSALHTDIVSSRKVVSSFTQLGDTFYDIKDKLHDCEDSLKQSFEQVSGLKEQSANFQRILLAFSGDEKRKDNEDVGCLENNNDRNLSAKIKTQTAEQQKSILRMLEKSLARELNLEKKLNEARETEEELKLRLQQEVFCMEQEAEDIWERLFEAENSAEILSGVSKELFGRIQLAQLSMNRLTEQGGELRSKHENLSEQNNELTEKASEADDTWERLFEAENSAEILSGVSKELSGRIQMAQLSMNRLIEREGELRSKLENFREQNNELTEKASEAEKRAEIAEAECKKLRMSNMELTTDVIHLKSSITHATNKVEQLETQLKDSEIKRDHAVASAEASQEKQSMLDCIIKDMGNLIEDLKSKVLRAESQTESAEDKCILLSESNAELTDDINFLTSRVEHLETSLQHANEAKNETAKDIRVRTKLITDLVLQLALERERLHKQISSLMKEKKVAVRFLQRVKDPSVSLIGSPEAKVEAVKLSKNNNKNGSPGKEVNLENTGSSAISYECRAG; encoded by the exons ATGATACG GAACACAAGTACAGAATTTACTGTAAGACTTGAAATGGACTTAGATAGTATTGAAGACAAACCCTCTTCAATTGAAAATGGCAATCATGGTGAATTAGAGTCTGAATCAAATAATGTTGATTCACTTGAAGTTGTATCATCTGGTGGAGACACTATGCGCGAAGTTGAAAGTGTAGCagaaaatttaacaaaagttGAGTTAGATATAGCACATTACTCCGAGAAGTTGATTAATTTAGATGTACTCGTCATGCATGTGGCTTCAAGGGGAAGTGATTTTGAGGCGTTTTTGGTAGAAAATCATACTCAGGAAGGTCCGATGCTGAAAGCATTAGAATTTGACCTCCTATCTGGGTTTTTGGACTCTGAAGTTACAGAACTGGAGAAATTTCTATCAGCTCTTCATACTGATATTGTCAGCTCTCGGAAAGTTGTTTCTTCATTCACGCAACTTGGTGATAcattttatgatataaaaGATAAGTTGCATGATTGTGAGGATTCTTTGAAGCAGTCTTTCGAGCAGGTTTCTGGCTTAAAGGAGCAATCTGCCAACTTCCAGAGGATCTTATTAGCTTTTTCTGGTGATGAAAAAC GGAAAGATAACGAAGATGTTGGTtgtttggaaaataacaaCGATCGAAATTTGAGTGCAAAGATAAAAACGCAGACAGCAGAACAGCAGAAGAGTATCTTGAGAATGCTGGAGAAATCTTTAGCTCGGGAATTGAATCTTGAGAAGAAACTAAATGAGGCAAGAGAAACTGAAGAAGAGTTAAAACTTCGGCTGCAGCAAGAAGTATTTTGCATGGAACAGGAAGCTGAAGATATATGGGAAAGACTGTTTGAGGCAGAAAATAGTGCAGAAATACTCTCTGGGGTTTCTAAAGAACTATTTGGGAGGATCCAGTTGGCACAACTTAGTATGAATAGGTTGACTGAACAAGGTGGGGAGTTGAGATCTAAACATGAAAATTTAAGTGAGCAAAATAATGAATTGACAGAAAAGGCTTCTGAAGCTGATGATACATGGGAAAGATTGTTTGAGGCAGAAAATAGTGCTGAAATACTCTCTGGGGTTTCAAAAGAACTAAGTGGGAGAATCCAGATGGCACAGCTTAGTATGAATCGGTTGATTGAACGAGAAGGGGAGTTGAGATCTAAACTTGAAAATTTTAGAGAGCAAAATAATGAATTGACAGAAAAGGCTTCTGAAGCTGAAAAGAGAGCTGAGATTGCTGAAGCTGAGTGTAAAAAGCTTAGGATGTCTAACATGGAGCTCACAACAGATGTCATCCACCTGAAGAGTAGCATTACTCATGCAACTAATAAGGTGGAACAATTGGAGACACAATTGAAGGATTCTGAGATTAAGCGAGATCATGCCGTGGCATCTGCTGAAGCTAGTCAAGAGAAGCAAAGCATGCTAGATTGCATAATCAAGGACATGGGAAACTTAATTGAAGATCTAAAATCCAAGGTTCTAAGGGCCGAAAGTCAGACTGAGAGTGCTGAAGACAAGTGTATTTTATTATCTGAATCCAATGCGGAACTGACTGATGACATAAATTTTCTAACCAGTAGAGTGGAACACTTAGAAACCTCTTTGCAGCATGCCAATGAAGCTAAGAATGAAACTGCAAAAGATATTAGGGTGCGTACTAAATTGATTACAGATTTGGTATTGCAGTTGGCACTTGAAAGAGAGCGCCTTCATAAGCAG ATATCATCCTTAATGAAGGAGAAGAAAGTTGCAGTGAGGTTCTTACAACGGGTAAAAGACCCTTCAGTTTCTTTGATTGGAAGCCCTGAAGCCAAAGTAGAAGCAGTTAAGCTCTCTAAGAATAATAACAAGAACGGAAGTCCTGGAAAAGAAGTTAATTTGGAAAATACAGGCTCTTCAGCCATCAGTTACGAG TGCAGGGCAGGATGA
- the LOC125207708 gene encoding WPP domain-interacting tail-anchored protein 1 isoform X2: MDLDSIEDKPSSIENGNHGELESESNNVDSLEVVSSGGDTMREVESVAENLTKVELDIAHYSEKLINLDVLVMHVASRGSDFEAFLVENHTQEGPMLKALEFDLLSGFLDSEVTELEKFLSALHTDIVSSRKVVSSFTQLGDTFYDIKDKLHDCEDSLKQSFEQVSGLKEQSANFQRILLAFSGDEKRKDNEDVGCLENNNDRNLSAKIKTQTAEQQKSILRMLEKSLARELNLEKKLNEARETEEELKLRLQQEVFCMEQEAEDIWERLFEAENSAEILSGVSKELFGRIQLAQLSMNRLTEQGGELRSKHENLSEQNNELTEKASEADDTWERLFEAENSAEILSGVSKELSGRIQMAQLSMNRLIEREGELRSKLENFREQNNELTEKASEAEKRAEIAEAECKKLRMSNMELTTDVIHLKSSITHATNKVEQLETQLKDSEIKRDHAVASAEASQEKQSMLDCIIKDMGNLIEDLKSKVLRAESQTESAEDKCILLSESNAELTDDINFLTSRVEHLETSLQHANEAKNETAKDIRVRTKLITDLVLQLALERERLHKQISSLMKEKKVAVRFLQRVKDPSVSLIGSPEAKVEAVKLSKNNNKNGSPGKEVNLENTGSSAISYEMEGNAQNDSSKTNASAGQDDPPSEVDTTRNIDARQLKFNCVLVIVLILLIPPLTAFMLSQ; encoded by the exons ATGGACTTAGATAGTATTGAAGACAAACCCTCTTCAATTGAAAATGGCAATCATGGTGAATTAGAGTCTGAATCAAATAATGTTGATTCACTTGAAGTTGTATCATCTGGTGGAGACACTATGCGCGAAGTTGAAAGTGTAGCagaaaatttaacaaaagttGAGTTAGATATAGCACATTACTCCGAGAAGTTGATTAATTTAGATGTACTCGTCATGCATGTGGCTTCAAGGGGAAGTGATTTTGAGGCGTTTTTGGTAGAAAATCATACTCAGGAAGGTCCGATGCTGAAAGCATTAGAATTTGACCTCCTATCTGGGTTTTTGGACTCTGAAGTTACAGAACTGGAGAAATTTCTATCAGCTCTTCATACTGATATTGTCAGCTCTCGGAAAGTTGTTTCTTCATTCACGCAACTTGGTGATAcattttatgatataaaaGATAAGTTGCATGATTGTGAGGATTCTTTGAAGCAGTCTTTCGAGCAGGTTTCTGGCTTAAAGGAGCAATCTGCCAACTTCCAGAGGATCTTATTAGCTTTTTCTGGTGATGAAAAAC GGAAAGATAACGAAGATGTTGGTtgtttggaaaataacaaCGATCGAAATTTGAGTGCAAAGATAAAAACGCAGACAGCAGAACAGCAGAAGAGTATCTTGAGAATGCTGGAGAAATCTTTAGCTCGGGAATTGAATCTTGAGAAGAAACTAAATGAGGCAAGAGAAACTGAAGAAGAGTTAAAACTTCGGCTGCAGCAAGAAGTATTTTGCATGGAACAGGAAGCTGAAGATATATGGGAAAGACTGTTTGAGGCAGAAAATAGTGCAGAAATACTCTCTGGGGTTTCTAAAGAACTATTTGGGAGGATCCAGTTGGCACAACTTAGTATGAATAGGTTGACTGAACAAGGTGGGGAGTTGAGATCTAAACATGAAAATTTAAGTGAGCAAAATAATGAATTGACAGAAAAGGCTTCTGAAGCTGATGATACATGGGAAAGATTGTTTGAGGCAGAAAATAGTGCTGAAATACTCTCTGGGGTTTCAAAAGAACTAAGTGGGAGAATCCAGATGGCACAGCTTAGTATGAATCGGTTGATTGAACGAGAAGGGGAGTTGAGATCTAAACTTGAAAATTTTAGAGAGCAAAATAATGAATTGACAGAAAAGGCTTCTGAAGCTGAAAAGAGAGCTGAGATTGCTGAAGCTGAGTGTAAAAAGCTTAGGATGTCTAACATGGAGCTCACAACAGATGTCATCCACCTGAAGAGTAGCATTACTCATGCAACTAATAAGGTGGAACAATTGGAGACACAATTGAAGGATTCTGAGATTAAGCGAGATCATGCCGTGGCATCTGCTGAAGCTAGTCAAGAGAAGCAAAGCATGCTAGATTGCATAATCAAGGACATGGGAAACTTAATTGAAGATCTAAAATCCAAGGTTCTAAGGGCCGAAAGTCAGACTGAGAGTGCTGAAGACAAGTGTATTTTATTATCTGAATCCAATGCGGAACTGACTGATGACATAAATTTTCTAACCAGTAGAGTGGAACACTTAGAAACCTCTTTGCAGCATGCCAATGAAGCTAAGAATGAAACTGCAAAAGATATTAGGGTGCGTACTAAATTGATTACAGATTTGGTATTGCAGTTGGCACTTGAAAGAGAGCGCCTTCATAAGCAG ATATCATCCTTAATGAAGGAGAAGAAAGTTGCAGTGAGGTTCTTACAACGGGTAAAAGACCCTTCAGTTTCTTTGATTGGAAGCCCTGAAGCCAAAGTAGAAGCAGTTAAGCTCTCTAAGAATAATAACAAGAACGGAAGTCCTGGAAAAGAAGTTAATTTGGAAAATACAGGCTCTTCAGCCATCAGTTACGAG ATGGAGGGCAATGCTCAAAATGATTCATCAAAAACCAATGCCAGTGCAGGGCAGGATGATCCCCCCTCTGAGGTCGACACTACTCGAAACATAGATGCAAGGCAGCTGAAATTCAACTGCGTTTTGGTGATAGTCCTCATATTACTCATTCCACCACTCACAGCTTTTATGCTTTCTCAGTGA
- the LOC125207708 gene encoding WPP domain-interacting tail-anchored protein 1 isoform X1 has protein sequence MIRNTSTEFTVRLEMDLDSIEDKPSSIENGNHGELESESNNVDSLEVVSSGGDTMREVESVAENLTKVELDIAHYSEKLINLDVLVMHVASRGSDFEAFLVENHTQEGPMLKALEFDLLSGFLDSEVTELEKFLSALHTDIVSSRKVVSSFTQLGDTFYDIKDKLHDCEDSLKQSFEQVSGLKEQSANFQRILLAFSGDEKRKDNEDVGCLENNNDRNLSAKIKTQTAEQQKSILRMLEKSLARELNLEKKLNEARETEEELKLRLQQEVFCMEQEAEDIWERLFEAENSAEILSGVSKELFGRIQLAQLSMNRLTEQGGELRSKHENLSEQNNELTEKASEADDTWERLFEAENSAEILSGVSKELSGRIQMAQLSMNRLIEREGELRSKLENFREQNNELTEKASEAEKRAEIAEAECKKLRMSNMELTTDVIHLKSSITHATNKVEQLETQLKDSEIKRDHAVASAEASQEKQSMLDCIIKDMGNLIEDLKSKVLRAESQTESAEDKCILLSESNAELTDDINFLTSRVEHLETSLQHANEAKNETAKDIRVRTKLITDLVLQLALERERLHKQISSLMKEKKVAVRFLQRVKDPSVSLIGSPEAKVEAVKLSKNNNKNGSPGKEVNLENTGSSAISYEMEGNAQNDSSKTNASAGQDDPPSEVDTTRNIDARQLKFNCVLVIVLILLIPPLTAFMLSQ, from the exons ATGATACG GAACACAAGTACAGAATTTACTGTAAGACTTGAAATGGACTTAGATAGTATTGAAGACAAACCCTCTTCAATTGAAAATGGCAATCATGGTGAATTAGAGTCTGAATCAAATAATGTTGATTCACTTGAAGTTGTATCATCTGGTGGAGACACTATGCGCGAAGTTGAAAGTGTAGCagaaaatttaacaaaagttGAGTTAGATATAGCACATTACTCCGAGAAGTTGATTAATTTAGATGTACTCGTCATGCATGTGGCTTCAAGGGGAAGTGATTTTGAGGCGTTTTTGGTAGAAAATCATACTCAGGAAGGTCCGATGCTGAAAGCATTAGAATTTGACCTCCTATCTGGGTTTTTGGACTCTGAAGTTACAGAACTGGAGAAATTTCTATCAGCTCTTCATACTGATATTGTCAGCTCTCGGAAAGTTGTTTCTTCATTCACGCAACTTGGTGATAcattttatgatataaaaGATAAGTTGCATGATTGTGAGGATTCTTTGAAGCAGTCTTTCGAGCAGGTTTCTGGCTTAAAGGAGCAATCTGCCAACTTCCAGAGGATCTTATTAGCTTTTTCTGGTGATGAAAAAC GGAAAGATAACGAAGATGTTGGTtgtttggaaaataacaaCGATCGAAATTTGAGTGCAAAGATAAAAACGCAGACAGCAGAACAGCAGAAGAGTATCTTGAGAATGCTGGAGAAATCTTTAGCTCGGGAATTGAATCTTGAGAAGAAACTAAATGAGGCAAGAGAAACTGAAGAAGAGTTAAAACTTCGGCTGCAGCAAGAAGTATTTTGCATGGAACAGGAAGCTGAAGATATATGGGAAAGACTGTTTGAGGCAGAAAATAGTGCAGAAATACTCTCTGGGGTTTCTAAAGAACTATTTGGGAGGATCCAGTTGGCACAACTTAGTATGAATAGGTTGACTGAACAAGGTGGGGAGTTGAGATCTAAACATGAAAATTTAAGTGAGCAAAATAATGAATTGACAGAAAAGGCTTCTGAAGCTGATGATACATGGGAAAGATTGTTTGAGGCAGAAAATAGTGCTGAAATACTCTCTGGGGTTTCAAAAGAACTAAGTGGGAGAATCCAGATGGCACAGCTTAGTATGAATCGGTTGATTGAACGAGAAGGGGAGTTGAGATCTAAACTTGAAAATTTTAGAGAGCAAAATAATGAATTGACAGAAAAGGCTTCTGAAGCTGAAAAGAGAGCTGAGATTGCTGAAGCTGAGTGTAAAAAGCTTAGGATGTCTAACATGGAGCTCACAACAGATGTCATCCACCTGAAGAGTAGCATTACTCATGCAACTAATAAGGTGGAACAATTGGAGACACAATTGAAGGATTCTGAGATTAAGCGAGATCATGCCGTGGCATCTGCTGAAGCTAGTCAAGAGAAGCAAAGCATGCTAGATTGCATAATCAAGGACATGGGAAACTTAATTGAAGATCTAAAATCCAAGGTTCTAAGGGCCGAAAGTCAGACTGAGAGTGCTGAAGACAAGTGTATTTTATTATCTGAATCCAATGCGGAACTGACTGATGACATAAATTTTCTAACCAGTAGAGTGGAACACTTAGAAACCTCTTTGCAGCATGCCAATGAAGCTAAGAATGAAACTGCAAAAGATATTAGGGTGCGTACTAAATTGATTACAGATTTGGTATTGCAGTTGGCACTTGAAAGAGAGCGCCTTCATAAGCAG ATATCATCCTTAATGAAGGAGAAGAAAGTTGCAGTGAGGTTCTTACAACGGGTAAAAGACCCTTCAGTTTCTTTGATTGGAAGCCCTGAAGCCAAAGTAGAAGCAGTTAAGCTCTCTAAGAATAATAACAAGAACGGAAGTCCTGGAAAAGAAGTTAATTTGGAAAATACAGGCTCTTCAGCCATCAGTTACGAG ATGGAGGGCAATGCTCAAAATGATTCATCAAAAACCAATGCCAGTGCAGGGCAGGATGATCCCCCCTCTGAGGTCGACACTACTCGAAACATAGATGCAAGGCAGCTGAAATTCAACTGCGTTTTGGTGATAGTCCTCATATTACTCATTCCACCACTCACAGCTTTTATGCTTTCTCAGTGA